The Elaeis guineensis isolate ETL-2024a chromosome 14, EG11, whole genome shotgun sequence genome has a segment encoding these proteins:
- the LOC105057125 gene encoding receptor-like protein 49, protein MTHRHRPPSLLLILSPFLLLSSLASFKSDLTAAAECLPEQRSVLLRLKKGFSTSKSTTNLGSWKSGTDCCDHWEGVTCDPASTGRVTALNLSNRFISGTIDTILFNLTSLSSLNLAYNLFNQSLPSLRFEKLANLTRLNLSNAGFYGQIPSGISRLTKLVSLDLSTLFLNEKPSTSLKLRDPDLRTLIANLRNLRELYLDGINISSDGSGWCRAVSDSTPGLQALSLVSCSLYGPIDSSLSKLRSLSKLRLDQNKFNSSVPESFGNFSSLAELRLSSCGLTGFFPARIFQLRNLTLLDVSDNTDLSGNLPEFPENSTLETLVLSNTNFSGTLPGSIGNVRSLANLQLSGCRFSGTLPRSIGNLKSLANLQLSRCRLSGVIPSSFSNLTQLVHLDLSFNNLSGELPSMVRWRSISDVVLSDNMLTGSIASSLGNRMLPNLTIIDLANNSHSGTIPVSMFSLPSLQILRLSQNQFSGLLEEFSNPSSTLSSVDLSNNKLQGPIPKSVFRLSRLKILSLASNNFSGTVGLASIGNLRNLSYLDLSNNMLSVIDGDDNSSWVSFPNISTLRLVSCNLNRLPGFLRYQNGVSTLDLSMNRIGGSIPRWIWIIGNYTFNYLNLSFNMFTSVEGPPPDLSNISSMILDLQANMLQGPLPLPPPNTIVLDYSNNSFTSSIPSNFSAYISFTIFLSLSNNRLTGEIPPSICNASYLQVLDLSNNNLSGSISSCLTEGSNHLGILNLRGNQFDGTLPQNFNGNCALRTINLNGNQLNGHLPRSLANCSMLEVLDLGNNHFVGPFPYWLGKISTLRVLVLRSNEFGGHVGPPPGNDGSNYTFEMLQIFDLSSNNFTGSLPSECFKSLKAMKANSDFNRSTVDYRYLEWSKSSYYQNSVTVIFKGLEMTLVKILTIFTSIDFSSNHFEGSIPGEIGELHSLVVLNMSHNALIGGIPPQLGNVLQLESLDLSSNDLSGEIPQQLTSLTFLSSLNLSYNNLSGKIPQGSQFSTFTNTSFIGNEGLCGFPLSKQCNSTPVDPSAESSKLDLNWQFIFTGLGFGGGLAMVVGPLMVWTKGRRWYNKLVDKLLWAIIPKCHCDTLGDCKVGDEDMVDDSMEMEEEGRRFCVFCTKLHFVGGRVIIRHVECSCLRIEE, encoded by the coding sequence ATGACTCATCGTCACCGccctccctccctcctcctcatcctctcgCCTTTCCTTCTACTCTCCTCCTTAGCGTCCTTCAAAAGTGATTTAACCGCCGCGGCCGAATGCCTCCCGGAACAGAGATCCGTTCTCCTTCGGCTGAAGAAAGGCTTCTCCACCAGCAAGTCCACCACCAACCTCGGATCTTGGAAGTCGGGCACCGACTGCTGCGACCACTGGGAGGGCGTTACCTGCGACCCGGCTTCTACGGGTCGGGTCACCGCTCTCAACCTTAGCAACCGCTTCATATCCGGTACGATCGATACCATCCTCTTTAACCTCACGTCCCTGAGTTCTCTTAACCTTGCGTACAATCTGTTCAACCAAAGTCTCCCGTCGTTGAGGTTCGAGAAGCTCGCTAATCTCACTCGTCTCAACCTCTCCAACGCCGGCTTCTATGGCCAGATACCGTCGGGCATCTCTCGCCTAACGAAGCTGGTCTCTCTCGACCTCTCTACATTGTTTCTCAACGAGAAACCTTCCACCTCACTCAAGCTTCGTGATCCTGATCTCAGGACCTTAATTGCAAACCTTAGGAATTTGAGGGAACTCTACCTCGATGGCATCAACATCTCTTCTGATGGTTCCGGGTGGTGCAGAGCAGTGTCCGACTCGACCCCTGGCCTTCAAGCGCTGAGCTTGGTATCCTGTTCGCTCTATGGTCCAATTGATTCATCGCTCTCCAAGCTTCGGTCATTGTCGAAACTTCGCCTTGATCAGAATAAATTTAATTCCAGTGTGCCGGAGTCCTTtggtaatttttcttctttagccGAGCTTCGTCTCAGTTCTTGTGGGCTAACAGGCTTTTTTCCGGCAAGGATATTTCAGCTTAGGAATTTGACATTACTTGATGTCTCGGACAATACGGATCTTTCCGGGAATTTGCCTGAGTTCCCCGAAAATAGCACCTTGGAAACTTTGGTTCTGTCGAACACGAACTTTTCTGGGACTTTACCTGGCTCTATTGGAAATGTCCGGTCTTTGGCAAACTTGCAGCTTTCAGGTTGTAGATTTTCTGGGACTTTACCTCGATCTATTGGAAATCTCAAGTCTTTGGCAAACTTGCAGCTTTCGCGTTGTAGACTTTCGGGGGTCATACCCTCTTCTTTTAGCAACCTCACCCAGCTGGTCCATTTGGACCTCTCATTCAATAATCTCAGTGGTGAGCTACCTTCAATGGTTCGATGGCGAAGCATTTCGGACGTAGTACTTTCGGATAATATGCTGACTGGATCGATAGCTTCCTCTCTTGGCAACCGAATGCTTCCCAATCTTACAATAATTGATCTAGCAAATAACTCACACTCTGGTACGATTCCTGTGTCGATGTTTTCTCTACCATCCTTACAGATTTTGCGACTTAGCCAGAACCAGTTCTCGGGTCTTCTCGAAGAGTTTTCAAATCCTTCTTCCACGCTGTCATCTGTTGATTTGAGCAACAACAAGCTGCAGGGACCAATTCCAAAGTCAGTCTTTCGGCTCTCAAGgctaaaaattctctctcttgcaTCAAACAACTTCAGTGGTACAGTGGGGCTAGCCTCGATCGGGAACTTGAGGAATCTCTCGTATCTGGATCTCTCAAATAATATGCTGTCAGTAATAGATGGAGATGATAATTCTTCGTGGGTTTCTTTCCCCAATATCAGCACATTGAGACTGGTATCTTGCAATCTGAACAGGCTTCCTGGTTTTTTGAGATATCAGAATGGAGTCAGTACCCTGGACCTCTCGATGAACAGAATTGGTGGCAGTATACCCAGGTGGATATGGATTATTGGGAACTACACTTTCAATTACTTGAATCTTTCTTTTAACATGTTTACCAGCGTGGAAGGACCTCCACCCGATCTTTCCAATATCAGTTCAATGATCCTTGATCTTCAAGCCAACATGCTTCAAGGACCCCTTCCTCTCCCTCCACCGAACACCATTGTTTTGGATTACTCGAACAACTCCTTCACGTCTTCTATTCCATCCAATTTCAGTGCATATATTAGCTTCACCATCTTCCTTTCACTATCTAATAACAGACTCACAGGAGAAATCCCTCCTTCCATTTGTAATGCAAGCTATCTTCAAGTCCTTGATCTTTCAAACAACAATTTGAGTGGTTCGATCTCATCATGCCTTACAGAAGGTAGCAATCATTTGGGCATACTGAATTTGAGAGGGAACCAGTTTGATGGAACCTTGCCTCAGAATTTTAACGGAAATTGTGCTCTGCGGACAATAAATCTCAATGGTAACCAGTTGAACGGGCATTTACCCAGATCCTTGGCCAACTGCAGCATGCTGGAGGTTTTGGACCTTGGAAACAACCACTTTGTCGGCCCCTTTCCATACTGGCTGGGGAAAATTTCTACGCTGCGCGTCCTTGTTCTGAGATCCAATGAATTCGGTGGCCATGTTGGGCCTCCTCCAGGAAACGATGgaagtaattacacatttgagaTGCTGCAAATATTTGATCTGTCTTCCAACAACTTCACCGGCAGCTTACCCTCGGAATGCTTTAAGAGTCTAAAAGCCATGAAGGCTAATTCAGATTTTAATCGCTCTACTGTGGATTATAGGTACCTGGAGTGGAGCAAATCATCCTACTATCAGAACAGTGTCACAGTCATATTCAAAGGGCTGGAGATGACGCTAGTGAAGATCCTGACGATCTTCACATCCATTGATTTCTCAAGTAATCACTTCGAAGGCAGCATCCCGGGGGAGATTGGGGAACTCCATTCACTGGTGGTGTTAAACATGTCGCACAATGCTCTTATAGGTGGAATCCCTCCTCAGCTTGGGAACGTGCTCCAGCTCGAGTCTTTGGATCTCTCTTCAAACGACCTCTCAGGCGAAATTCCCCAGCAACTGACTTCTCtcactttcctttcttctttgaaCCTCTCATACAACAATTTATCGGGAAAAATACCACAGGGTAGTCAGTTCTCTACATTTACGAACACTTCGTTTATAGGGAATGAAGGATTATGTGGGTTTCCATTATCAAAACAATGTAATTCAACACCTGTGGACCCTTCTGCAGAGTCCTCCAAGTTAGATCTAAACTGGCAATTCATATTCACAGGATTGGGATTTGGAGGGGGATTGGCAATGGTAGTGGGGCCTCTTATGGTGTGGACCAAGGGGAGGAGGTGGTACAACAAGCTTGTTGATAAACTGCTTTGGGCCATTATACCGAAATGTCATTGTGACACCCTTGGTGATTGTAAGGTGGGGGATGAGGACATGGTCGATGACTCCATGGAGATGGAAGAGGAGGGCAGAAGGTTCTGCGTCTTCTGTACTAAATTACATTTTGTTGGCGGTCGAGTCATAATCCGTCATGTGGAATGCTCTTGTCTTCGAATAGAagaatag